A single window of Sphingobacterium sp. ML3W DNA harbors:
- the msrA gene encoding peptide-methionine (S)-S-oxide reductase MsrA, with the protein MKATFGGGCFWCTEVIFQNTEGVKTVLPGYMGGLNDNPTYEQVCTGTTEHVEVVQIEYDEELVNYEDLLKIFFKTHNPTTLNRQGNDVGTQYRSVVFFHDEEQEILAKNFIDELDSEDIFEDPIVTTVEPAVTFWVAENYHHNYFNTHPENPFCSVVIAPKLQKFIKEFNS; encoded by the coding sequence ATGAAAGCAACATTTGGAGGTGGCTGTTTTTGGTGTACAGAGGTTATTTTTCAAAATACCGAAGGCGTAAAAACTGTTTTACCAGGATATATGGGGGGATTGAATGATAACCCTACCTACGAACAAGTATGTACAGGTACAACGGAACATGTTGAAGTGGTACAGATCGAATACGATGAAGAGCTTGTGAATTATGAAGACCTATTGAAGATCTTCTTTAAGACACATAATCCAACGACACTAAACCGTCAAGGTAATGATGTCGGCACGCAATATAGATCCGTTGTATTTTTTCATGATGAGGAGCAAGAGATCTTAGCTAAAAACTTTATTGATGAATTAGACAGTGAAGATATATTTGAAGATCCGATCGTCACTACTGTCGAACCTGCTGTTACTTTTTGGGTGGCAGAAAACTATCATCATAATTATTTCAATACGCATCCGGAGAATCCATTCTGTTCTGTCGTGATTGCACCCAAATTACAAAAATTCATCAAAGAATTTAATTCATAA
- a CDS encoding DNA gyrase/topoisomerase IV subunit A, translating into MSEETNYPADDNQEELNNGQTNNSKTIPLSGLYENWFLDYASYVILDRAVPHINDGFKPVQRRILHSLKEMDDGRYNKAANVIGNTMKYHPHGDASIGDAMVQIGQKNLLIDCQGNWGDPITGDASAAPRYIEGRLSKFALDVVFNPETTNWQLSYDGRNKEPVTLPVKFPLLLAQGAEGIAVGLATKIMPHNFLELIDGSIQVLHGERPHILPDFPTGGMADCSAYNEGQRGGKIRVRAKIEERDKKTLAITEIPFGTTTGGLIDSVVAANDKGKIKIKKIEDNTAEFVEIIVHLAPGISPDVTIDALFAFTACEVSISPNTCVIKKDKPYFLSVNDILIENTNNTKNLLKQELEIKLHDLLEKIFFSTLLKIFIQEGMYKHSAYENAGDFDTVVEVLDGLFEPFFSQFYRAIVPEDYKRLIDKPMSSITRFDVKKADDQMASLEEEIKNVKRHLKNLTEYAIAWYERLRVKYGKGRERKTELRAFDKVEATQVALANAKLYVNREEGFIGSSMKKDEFVCDCSDIDDIIVFRSDGKYVVTKIQDKVFVGKDIIHVAVFKKGDERTIYNAIYKEGDTGTSFIKRFSVVGVTRDKEYDISKGSKGSKVTYFTANPNGEAEIVNIQLKPHTKLRKLNFDMNFAEIAIKGRASQGNIVSKYPVKKITFKSAGVSTLAGRKIWFDKTMKRLNADERGQYLGEFDGDDKILMVLSDGSYELSNFDLSNYFDDKMIRIEKYMPEHVYTAIHQDGKSGTYYVKRFKFDDLPVGKGMSFINDDPGSKLILLTNNTDPLVHLDILKGKSQIEESLDQPLNEIIDVKGIKAQGNRLSFHTVKNVKLLTEEIDLALSVKETAAPVSEETTAVNEEKATEPADASDIKLEITNPDDIQTDNGGQIELF; encoded by the coding sequence ATGAGTGAAGAAACAAACTATCCTGCAGACGATAATCAAGAAGAATTAAATAACGGACAGACAAATAATAGTAAAACAATCCCACTTTCGGGTTTGTATGAAAACTGGTTTTTGGACTATGCATCTTATGTTATTTTAGATCGCGCAGTACCTCATATCAATGATGGGTTCAAACCTGTACAACGCCGTATCCTGCATTCATTAAAGGAAATGGATGACGGTAGATACAATAAGGCAGCGAATGTTATTGGTAACACGATGAAATATCACCCACACGGTGATGCTTCCATTGGTGATGCCATGGTACAGATAGGTCAGAAAAACCTACTAATAGACTGTCAAGGAAACTGGGGGGACCCGATCACTGGAGATGCTTCGGCAGCACCTCGTTATATTGAGGGCCGATTATCCAAATTCGCTTTGGATGTGGTCTTTAATCCGGAAACTACCAATTGGCAATTGAGCTATGATGGTCGTAACAAGGAGCCGGTTACCTTACCGGTTAAATTCCCTTTATTACTTGCCCAAGGTGCTGAGGGTATCGCCGTAGGTTTGGCGACGAAGATCATGCCGCATAACTTCTTGGAATTGATCGATGGATCTATCCAGGTATTGCATGGTGAAAGACCTCATATCCTACCCGACTTCCCAACAGGAGGAATGGCGGATTGTTCTGCTTATAATGAAGGGCAGCGTGGCGGAAAAATCCGTGTACGTGCCAAAATTGAAGAACGCGATAAAAAAACATTGGCCATTACCGAAATTCCTTTTGGAACCACTACTGGTGGATTAATCGATAGTGTAGTAGCGGCTAATGATAAAGGGAAAATCAAGATTAAGAAAATCGAAGATAACACGGCTGAATTTGTGGAAATCATCGTTCATTTGGCTCCAGGTATCTCACCTGATGTAACCATTGACGCTTTGTTTGCATTTACGGCCTGTGAAGTTTCTATTTCTCCCAATACCTGTGTTATCAAGAAAGATAAACCTTACTTTTTAAGCGTTAATGATATCTTAATTGAGAACACAAATAACACCAAGAATCTTTTAAAGCAAGAACTGGAAATCAAGTTACATGATCTCCTTGAGAAAATATTCTTCAGCACCTTACTTAAGATTTTCATTCAAGAAGGTATGTATAAGCATTCAGCCTATGAAAATGCTGGAGACTTTGATACCGTTGTAGAAGTACTAGACGGTCTGTTTGAGCCTTTCTTCTCGCAGTTCTACCGTGCTATCGTTCCTGAAGACTACAAACGTCTGATCGATAAACCGATGAGTAGCATTACGCGATTTGATGTTAAGAAAGCGGATGATCAAATGGCTTCCTTAGAAGAGGAAATCAAAAATGTCAAACGCCACCTTAAAAATCTAACAGAATATGCGATTGCTTGGTATGAGAGGCTGCGTGTGAAGTATGGTAAAGGACGTGAACGTAAAACAGAATTAAGAGCATTCGATAAAGTTGAGGCTACTCAGGTTGCCTTAGCAAATGCCAAACTTTATGTCAACCGTGAAGAGGGTTTCATTGGTTCGAGCATGAAGAAAGATGAGTTTGTTTGCGATTGTTCCGATATCGATGATATCATTGTGTTCCGCTCTGATGGTAAATATGTCGTCACGAAAATTCAGGACAAGGTATTCGTAGGAAAAGATATCATCCATGTTGCAGTCTTCAAAAAAGGCGATGAAAGGACGATCTACAATGCTATCTATAAAGAAGGCGATACAGGTACAAGTTTTATCAAGCGTTTTTCAGTTGTTGGTGTTACGCGCGATAAGGAATATGATATCAGCAAAGGTTCTAAAGGTTCTAAAGTCACCTATTTCACTGCTAACCCTAACGGTGAGGCTGAAATTGTCAACATTCAGCTAAAACCACATACCAAATTAAGAAAACTTAATTTTGATATGAATTTTGCTGAAATTGCAATAAAGGGCCGTGCTTCTCAAGGAAATATCGTGTCGAAGTATCCTGTTAAAAAGATTACATTCAAAAGTGCTGGTGTCTCTACGTTAGCGGGTCGCAAAATTTGGTTTGATAAAACCATGAAGCGCTTAAATGCGGATGAAAGAGGTCAATACTTGGGTGAGTTTGATGGTGATGATAAGATTTTAATGGTGCTATCTGACGGGTCGTATGAATTGTCCAATTTTGATTTGAGCAATTATTTCGATGACAAAATGATTCGTATCGAAAAATATATGCCTGAACATGTCTATACGGCCATTCATCAGGATGGTAAGTCGGGCACCTATTATGTGAAAAGATTCAAGTTTGATGATCTTCCTGTAGGAAAAGGGATGTCGTTTATTAATGATGACCCAGGGTCTAAACTTATTTTATTGACAAATAATACAGATCCACTCGTTCATTTAGACATTCTTAAAGGCAAGTCGCAAATAGAGGAATCTTTGGATCAACCCTTGAACGAAATCATCGATGTTAAGGGGATAAAAGCTCAGGGTAACCGACTTTCATTCCATACGGTGAAAAATGTGAAGTTGCTAACGGAAGAAATTGATTTAGCATTGAGCGTTAAAGAAACAGCTGCGCCTGTTTCGGAAGAGACTACAGCAGTAAACGAAGAAAAAGCAACAGAACCTGCGGACGCCAGTGATATCAAATTGGAGATAACAAATCCCGATGATATCCAAACAGACAATGGTGGTCAGATTGAGCTGTTTTAA
- a CDS encoding GNAT family N-acetyltransferase — translation MKYLPILETERLIIRPITLDDLQGFYEMDSQPEVHTYLKKEPATAIEDTKLVIEDLLDQYQQHGTARVAVVEKSTNQFIGWTGFKFMDEETNGKIYFLDFGYRFRKETWGKGYATEAALACMDFYHQHLSHFPLHAMTDIDNKASRNVLEKAGFKVTDTFHLTVWGIDCYWYDLASASN, via the coding sequence ATGAAATACTTACCTATACTAGAAACGGAAAGATTAATCATTCGCCCTATCACATTGGACGACTTGCAGGGGTTCTATGAGATGGATTCACAACCAGAGGTCCATACTTATTTAAAAAAGGAACCTGCAACCGCTATAGAAGATACCAAACTTGTTATCGAGGATCTGTTAGATCAATACCAACAGCATGGTACTGCTCGGGTTGCGGTAGTTGAAAAATCGACCAATCAATTTATCGGTTGGACAGGTTTCAAATTTATGGATGAAGAGACGAATGGTAAAATCTATTTTTTAGATTTCGGATATCGTTTTAGAAAAGAAACTTGGGGTAAAGGTTATGCTACAGAAGCCGCACTCGCTTGTATGGACTTTTACCATCAACACCTCAGCCATTTCCCGCTCCATGCCATGACGGATATCGACAATAAAGCATCTCGAAATGTGTTGGAAAAAGCCGGATTTAAAGTAACGGACACTTTTCATTTGACCGTATGGGGTATCGATTGTTATTGGTATGATTTGGCTTCAGCTTCAAATTAA
- a CDS encoding AI-2E family transporter produces MENKTGKRPYSIELASSLFALALIIGFLYVTQSVVVPLLFAIILSMTLYPVAAFFENKLRFGKALASIMAVIVAILVISTLLWFIIHQSIIIGKDAVAIQEKVLVALESIQNWIQSQFGLERSEVIEKVQEQGNRVLENVGGYISAAFGSIGSMLAGVVLVPIFIFFLLYYRDFFKEFFFKSFKNTDNKKIHGVLSKIYQVVQSYCLGLVTVMGIVAVLNTAGLMLMGIQYAWFFGSLASLLMLLPYIGIAIGSILPALFALATKDTGFYAVGVIAWFQVVQFLEGNVITPNIVGGKVSINPLMAIIAILLGGMIFGLAGLILALPMTATLKVIFDAIPSMEPIGYLIGEPEKEHLKRNATQELLQKWGIVRKPKKVYKQKVHESSAEDTSSPQLPDQK; encoded by the coding sequence ATGGAAAATAAAACTGGAAAAAGACCCTATTCAATTGAGCTCGCATCTAGCTTATTTGCATTAGCACTAATTATTGGATTTCTATATGTTACGCAAAGCGTAGTGGTTCCCTTACTTTTTGCGATCATACTTTCGATGACGCTCTACCCAGTAGCCGCTTTTTTTGAAAACAAATTAAGGTTTGGAAAGGCACTTGCTTCCATTATGGCTGTCATTGTGGCTATTTTGGTTATCAGCACGTTGCTATGGTTTATTATACACCAAAGTATCATTATCGGAAAAGATGCTGTCGCTATTCAAGAAAAGGTGCTGGTCGCGTTAGAATCTATTCAAAATTGGATCCAATCACAATTTGGATTAGAACGAAGTGAGGTGATTGAGAAAGTCCAAGAACAAGGTAATCGGGTTCTAGAAAATGTTGGTGGCTACATTTCGGCAGCATTTGGTTCCATTGGAAGTATGTTGGCTGGGGTAGTCCTAGTGCCTATCTTTATTTTCTTTCTACTGTACTACCGCGACTTTTTTAAAGAGTTCTTTTTTAAATCCTTTAAAAACACAGATAATAAAAAAATTCACGGTGTGTTAAGTAAAATCTACCAAGTGGTACAAAGTTACTGCCTTGGACTTGTCACTGTGATGGGAATTGTCGCCGTTTTAAACACTGCTGGACTGATGTTAATGGGCATACAGTACGCTTGGTTTTTTGGCTCATTGGCTTCCTTACTCATGCTACTCCCTTATATCGGTATCGCTATTGGATCCATATTACCCGCACTTTTTGCTTTAGCGACAAAAGATACTGGATTTTATGCAGTTGGCGTCATTGCTTGGTTCCAAGTCGTTCAATTTTTAGAAGGTAATGTCATAACTCCAAATATTGTTGGAGGTAAGGTAAGCATCAACCCATTGATGGCTATCATTGCTATCTTGTTGGGCGGGATGATCTTTGGATTGGCGGGTTTAATTTTAGCACTTCCTATGACGGCTACACTTAAAGTTATTTTTGATGCTATCCCTTCTATGGAACCCATTGGTTATTTAATTGGTGAGCCGGAAAAGGAACATCTTAAACGCAATGCAACACAAGAACTCCTACAAAAGTGGGGAATCGTCCGAAAACCGAAAAAAGTGTATAAGCAAAAGGTTCACGAATCGTCAGCGGAAGATACTTCTTCACCGCAATTACCTGATCAGAAATAA
- a CDS encoding MFS transporter — MENKSIYTLQFALLCLSSLLFSASFNMIIPELPNYLSEMGGAEHKGLIIALFTLTAGISRPFSGKLTDRWGRVPVMAIGSIVCFLCGFLYPVLTTVSGFLLLRLIHGFSTGFKPTATSAYVADIIPRERWGEALGMHGLCFAIGGAVGPAIGSAIFQYYGINIMFYSSSLFALLSIVIVMNMKETITKKEKLNLSMFKISRTDIIDVGVLPAGIVTFLSYSAFGAILTLIPDWSDHLNLSNKGIFFAAFTIASILIRFVSGKASDKYGRIKVIMVGLFIVGVSLYLIGQGDSFNKLMLGASVYGIGTGILSPAINAWTIDLGKPNQRGRAVATMYISMEAGIGLGALFAGLYYQDIITRIPQVMYFNALFLVIALVYMFFWQGFSSKKKTD, encoded by the coding sequence ATGGAAAATAAATCCATTTACACATTACAATTTGCCTTACTTTGTCTAAGTTCGCTTTTATTCTCTGCGAGTTTCAATATGATCATTCCCGAATTGCCCAACTACTTAAGTGAGATGGGGGGTGCTGAACATAAGGGTTTAATCATTGCATTATTTACATTAACTGCTGGGATATCACGTCCGTTCAGTGGTAAGCTAACCGATAGATGGGGACGTGTACCCGTGATGGCAATCGGATCTATCGTTTGTTTCTTGTGTGGTTTTCTGTACCCAGTCCTGACGACTGTGTCTGGTTTTCTCCTACTGAGATTGATACATGGTTTTTCAACTGGTTTTAAACCAACCGCAACTTCTGCCTATGTTGCCGATATCATTCCGCGTGAACGTTGGGGTGAGGCTCTGGGTATGCATGGTCTTTGTTTTGCTATTGGGGGTGCTGTAGGTCCAGCCATTGGTAGTGCCATATTCCAATATTATGGCATTAACATCATGTTTTATAGTTCTTCCCTTTTTGCGCTACTCTCTATTGTCATTGTGATGAATATGAAAGAGACAATTACAAAAAAAGAAAAGCTCAATCTCTCCATGTTCAAGATATCACGAACAGATATTATTGATGTTGGCGTATTGCCTGCGGGAATTGTCACCTTTTTATCTTACTCAGCATTTGGAGCAATTTTAACGCTGATTCCGGATTGGAGTGACCACCTCAATCTTAGCAATAAAGGAATTTTCTTTGCAGCATTCACCATTGCTTCGATTTTAATCCGCTTTGTTTCCGGAAAAGCATCAGACAAATATGGTCGGATCAAAGTCATTATGGTCGGATTATTCATAGTTGGTGTTTCTTTATATTTAATCGGTCAGGGTGATTCTTTCAATAAATTAATGCTTGGTGCGAGTGTTTACGGTATCGGGACCGGTATTTTATCTCCTGCAATCAATGCTTGGACGATAGACCTTGGAAAACCCAACCAACGTGGACGTGCAGTGGCGACAATGTATATTTCCATGGAGGCAGGTATTGGCTTAGGGGCATTATTTGCAGGGCTATATTATCAAGATATCATCACACGTATACCACAGGTGATGTATTTTAATGCCCTATTCTTAGTTATAGCACTTGTATACATGTTTTTTTGGCAAGGATTTAGCTCTAAGAAAAAAACAGATTAA
- a CDS encoding TrmH family RNA methyltransferase has product MLSKAQITLISSLQNKKFRKQHGLFIVEGIKSVIEFLSSSYQVDSIFYTEDVLAKVGKISGNIKSYVLTEKEFEKISALKSPQGILALVHIPKQAELNVLDFKAKHTLLLDDIQDPGNLGTIIRTAEWFGFQHIICSIGTVDAYNPKVVQATMGSLSRTQVHYIDLKTFILEAKIPVFGALLNGDSIYHTDWTNEGFIVLGNEGNGISDEIIALVDKPITIPRIGEAESLNVAVATTIFCSEIARLKKL; this is encoded by the coding sequence ATGTTGTCAAAAGCACAAATTACTCTAATATCATCACTTCAAAATAAAAAGTTTCGCAAACAACATGGTCTTTTTATTGTCGAAGGAATAAAATCTGTTATCGAATTCCTATCATCCTCTTATCAAGTTGACAGCATATTTTATACAGAAGATGTACTCGCAAAAGTGGGTAAAATATCGGGAAATATAAAATCTTATGTACTGACTGAAAAGGAATTTGAAAAAATCAGTGCATTAAAATCTCCACAAGGGATATTAGCTTTAGTACATATCCCGAAACAAGCGGAATTAAATGTCTTAGATTTCAAAGCAAAGCATACCTTGCTATTGGATGATATCCAAGACCCCGGAAATTTAGGAACTATAATCCGAACGGCAGAGTGGTTTGGTTTTCAACATATCATTTGCTCTATCGGCACTGTGGATGCGTACAACCCAAAGGTCGTGCAAGCGACAATGGGTTCTCTTTCTCGGACCCAAGTTCATTATATTGATCTCAAGACTTTCATTTTAGAAGCTAAAATTCCGGTATTTGGGGCTTTATTGAATGGAGATAGTATCTACCATACGGATTGGACGAACGAAGGATTTATTGTATTGGGAAATGAGGGTAACGGTATTTCTGATGAAATTATCGCTCTTGTTGACAAACCCATTACGATTCCGCGCATAGGTGAGGCAGAATCGCTCAATGTTGCCGTGGCCACCACTATTTTTTGTTCAGAAATAGCAAGATTAAAGAAATTATAA
- a CDS encoding BamA/TamA family outer membrane protein has translation MINNQRFLAFTSIALLLLIFTSCRSARFLNEDQALVAHVDIEGVKPELKEAAALYVSNDIRANSRVNLFIYNLFNTKNGEYKKRNLRNVGEAPRLLDTSLVELSATQIKRFLFSKGYFAASVVSAITVKNKKATLDFNTVLGEPYYLNKITYNFADTAVADLYAREVKPNGSIIVGKQYDAVDLITEREKLYQTMRNHGYFDYIRQYMRVAVDSSSKKQQLNLELQVENPSDSTTHQVYKIENVFVTIRNFGTEKKEIKKTYDSISNIHFTDETNKFRLKPLTRYMYIKSGELYNLSKENASYDRLYEMNGFRSVKINYQKTDSNQLDVFYEMVPRPLMGNQIEGEFTLSSGMSGFNIGNTFSHRNIFGGAELLEVKLRYGVLFDPRLSGGLSNKIFNNDFQIGVNLVIPRLMTPFHVNNTSQYGLARTTFSSSLQVFNQDATYSNRYFINTLNYSWYESENKFHSFTPIVLEYRQGRLNENFAQNLIEQGYLLYVRSNNREYFGLGTQYAFTYNAKKLTKKENFNYFKGSVDLSGNVLDLISRVIKFDENLDGEKKILGVPYLQYAKTELDYRLYRNLGGNKQFVFRINPGIAIPYGNNSSLMIFEKSFYGGGMNGMRAWQARTLGPGNYNRASVKEDLRVNLRNLDQLGEIKFEGNAEYRFRILNSFLGAKMNGATFVDFGNVWRLKKNELNPGGELKMDKFLKQIAIGTGFGLRFDSDYFIIRLDAGLKVKDPQFEGSDQWVLKHFFDSKEFKDQYYQTHRPDRYNFIQYNFGIGLPF, from the coding sequence ATGATAAATAATCAACGCTTTTTAGCTTTTACAAGTATAGCGCTTTTGTTGCTAATTTTCACATCTTGCCGTTCAGCACGTTTCTTGAATGAGGACCAAGCATTGGTGGCACATGTGGATATAGAAGGGGTGAAGCCAGAATTAAAAGAAGCAGCAGCGCTTTATGTCTCCAATGATATCAGAGCAAATTCAAGGGTTAATTTATTTATTTATAATCTTTTTAATACTAAAAACGGGGAATATAAAAAACGTAATTTACGGAATGTAGGTGAAGCACCCCGTTTGTTGGATACGAGTTTAGTGGAGTTATCTGCGACACAAATTAAACGGTTTTTATTTTCAAAAGGTTATTTTGCCGCCAGTGTAGTTTCCGCTATTACGGTTAAAAATAAAAAAGCAACACTAGATTTCAATACCGTTTTGGGCGAACCCTATTACCTAAATAAAATCACCTATAATTTTGCTGATACTGCTGTTGCTGATCTCTACGCACGTGAAGTGAAGCCGAATGGAAGTATTATTGTAGGAAAGCAATACGATGCTGTCGATCTTATTACGGAAAGGGAAAAGCTATATCAAACCATGCGCAATCACGGTTATTTTGATTATATCCGTCAATACATGCGTGTAGCAGTAGATTCATCATCAAAAAAGCAACAGTTGAATCTTGAGCTCCAAGTTGAAAATCCAAGTGATTCTACGACACATCAGGTCTATAAAATTGAAAATGTATTCGTCACGATTCGCAACTTTGGAACAGAAAAAAAGGAAATCAAAAAAACTTACGATAGCATTTCAAATATTCATTTCACAGACGAGACCAATAAATTTCGATTGAAACCATTAACACGGTACATGTACATCAAATCGGGAGAATTATACAATCTTTCGAAAGAAAACGCTTCTTACGACCGTCTGTATGAGATGAACGGATTTAGAAGTGTTAAAATCAATTACCAGAAGACCGATTCCAACCAATTGGATGTATTCTATGAGATGGTACCCCGACCGTTGATGGGAAACCAAATCGAAGGCGAATTTACCTTGAGTTCAGGTATGAGTGGTTTTAATATCGGAAATACATTTTCGCATCGTAATATCTTTGGTGGAGCAGAATTGTTGGAAGTGAAATTACGATACGGAGTCTTATTTGATCCGAGACTTAGCGGTGGACTTTCCAACAAGATATTTAACAATGATTTTCAAATTGGTGTAAATCTAGTCATACCACGATTAATGACACCTTTTCATGTGAATAATACGAGTCAATACGGATTAGCCAGGACGACCTTTTCTTCCAGTCTGCAAGTTTTCAATCAAGATGCCACTTATTCCAATCGATACTTTATCAATACTCTGAATTACTCTTGGTACGAATCTGAAAATAAATTTCACAGTTTTACACCGATTGTACTGGAATATAGACAAGGTCGGTTAAATGAAAATTTCGCACAGAATTTAATCGAGCAGGGTTATCTCTTATATGTAAGAAGTAACAATCGCGAATATTTTGGATTGGGTACACAATATGCATTTACTTACAATGCCAAGAAGCTGACTAAAAAAGAGAATTTCAATTACTTCAAAGGTTCTGTAGATTTGAGTGGCAATGTATTGGATTTAATAAGTCGCGTCATCAAGTTTGATGAAAATTTAGACGGTGAAAAAAAGATCCTTGGTGTTCCTTACCTACAGTATGCTAAAACGGAGCTCGATTATCGGCTTTACCGAAATCTAGGCGGAAATAAACAATTTGTGTTCAGGATCAACCCGGGTATTGCCATACCTTATGGTAATAATTCGTCGCTGATGATTTTTGAAAAAAGCTTTTACGGTGGTGGTATGAATGGTATGCGAGCTTGGCAAGCACGAACCTTAGGCCCTGGAAATTATAATCGTGCAAGTGTAAAGGAAGATCTAAGAGTGAATCTCCGAAATTTGGACCAACTGGGTGAGATTAAATTTGAAGGTAATGCCGAATACCGATTCCGGATATTAAACAGCTTCTTGGGAGCAAAGATGAATGGTGCTACTTTTGTTGATTTTGGAAACGTCTGGCGATTAAAAAAGAATGAATTAAATCCAGGCGGCGAGCTTAAGATGGATAAATTCTTAAAACAAATTGCAATAGGAACAGGGTTTGGATTGCGGTTCGATTCCGATTACTTTATTATCCGATTGGATGCTGGCTTGAAAGTGAAAGATCCTCAATTCGAAGGAAGTGATCAATGGGTATTAAAACATTTTTTCGACTCCAAGGAATTTAAGGATCAATATTATCAGACACATAGACCAGACCGTTATAATTTTATTCAATATAACTTTGGGATAGGGCTACCCTTTTAA
- a CDS encoding M20/M25/M40 family metallo-hydrolase: protein MRKQFKHIALSMLMASTLSVVAQKNQTTLDHNALKSVTEKSYKAQILKLSSDEFLGRKPFTKGDTLATQYIAAEYKKLGLKPGNGKSYFQEVPMVEITSTPNVLLTLKSDANQMTLHNLSDYVVTSRRLQEHVELKNTALVFAGFGIVAPEYDWNDYKDLDVKGKTVVVMVNDPGHYDKTLFKGDTMTYYGRWTYKYEEAARQGAAGVLIIHQTQAASYGWNVIRTGWGNAPQMDLDNVSEPNKYAQVEGWLSTESASKLFKLAGYDDSLLDKAKQKGFKAIPLGIKTDFEVSNKIKKSKSNNVIAILEGKSRKDEYIIYTAHWDHLGIGEAVNGDSIYNGAIDNAAGVAALFEIAKAFKAAKKAPERSIVFLAVTSEEDGLLGSDYYVRNPIYALNKTVANINMDAFSAAGATKDISIVGKGQSDMDDYAERSALKFDRYTKAEGNPSSGGFYRSDHFNFAKVGVPALYAGSGSDYIEQDTSLIAGRKKALAGRYHAVNDEVIPEWNFDGMLADIRLFFDIGYTLSQEATFPKWKDKSEFKEIGEKR from the coding sequence ATGAGAAAACAATTTAAACATATTGCATTAAGCATGTTAATGGCATCGACCTTGTCGGTTGTTGCACAAAAAAATCAAACGACATTAGACCACAATGCTCTGAAGAGTGTCACGGAAAAAAGTTATAAAGCTCAAATTCTAAAACTTTCCTCGGATGAATTTTTAGGACGCAAGCCATTTACCAAAGGCGATACCTTAGCGACACAATATATAGCAGCTGAGTATAAAAAACTAGGCTTAAAACCCGGAAATGGGAAGAGCTATTTCCAAGAAGTGCCCATGGTGGAAATTACGTCAACTCCAAATGTATTATTGACCTTAAAGTCTGACGCAAATCAGATGACCCTGCACAATCTATCCGATTATGTGGTGACCAGTCGTCGTCTTCAGGAACATGTTGAATTGAAAAATACAGCATTGGTTTTTGCTGGATTCGGTATTGTAGCACCTGAATATGATTGGAACGATTACAAAGACTTGGACGTGAAAGGGAAAACCGTTGTGGTGATGGTCAATGATCCTGGTCATTATGATAAAACTCTTTTTAAGGGTGATACCATGACTTATTACGGTAGATGGACCTATAAATATGAAGAAGCCGCACGTCAGGGTGCCGCGGGTGTGCTGATCATCCATCAGACCCAAGCAGCTAGTTACGGTTGGAATGTGATTCGAACAGGTTGGGGAAATGCTCCTCAAATGGATTTAGACAACGTAAGTGAGCCTAATAAATACGCGCAAGTTGAGGGTTGGTTATCTACAGAAAGTGCTTCCAAACTCTTCAAATTGGCCGGATATGATGATTCTTTATTAGACAAAGCAAAGCAGAAAGGTTTCAAAGCGATTCCTTTAGGTATAAAAACAGATTTCGAGGTCAGCAATAAAATTAAGAAATCAAAATCCAATAACGTTATAGCGATTCTAGAAGGTAAAAGTCGCAAAGATGAATACATTATCTATACTGCTCATTGGGATCATCTAGGTATTGGTGAGGCGGTGAATGGTGACTCGATCTATAATGGTGCCATTGATAATGCTGCTGGTGTCGCGGCCTTATTTGAAATTGCTAAAGCTTTTAAAGCTGCAAAAAAAGCGCCTGAACGTTCCATTGTATTTCTCGCAGTAACTTCAGAAGAAGATGGATTATTGGGCTCTGATTATTACGTTAGAAACCCGATTTACGCGTTGAACAAAACAGTTGCCAACATCAATATGGATGCTTTTAGTGCAGCCGGTGCAACCAAAGATATATCGATCGTTGGTAAAGGCCAATCGGATATGGACGATTATGCTGAACGTTCGGCTTTAAAATTTGACCGTTATACGAAAGCTGAAGGAAACCCGAGTTCTGGAGGCTTTTATCGCTCCGATCATTTCAATTTTGCAAAGGTGGGCGTTCCTGCTCTCTATGCCGGAAGTGGTAGCGACTATATCGAGCAAGATACATCTCTTATAGCAGGTCGTAAAAAAGCACTCGCTGGACGTTACCATGCGGTCAATGATGAGGTCATTCCAGAATGGAATTTTGATGGTATGCTGGCAGATATCCGCCTGTTTTTTGATATTGGTTATACGTTGAGTCAAGAAGCTACGTTCCCAAAATGGAAAGATAAATCTGAATTTAAAGAAATAGGCGAAAAGCGTTAG